A genome region from Amblyraja radiata isolate CabotCenter1 chromosome 2, sAmbRad1.1.pri, whole genome shotgun sequence includes the following:
- the LOC116985601 gene encoding fucolectin-like, whose amino-acid sequence MKSRRLLLLASLCVILHLIKAQENLAAGVRATQSTTHRHLADPNNAIDGNLDTIFRHGSCSSTRKQYRPWWRVDLREHYRIFVVNITASSRWAHRLVGAEIRIGDSLINNGNDNTLCAKINSISNGQTANIFCEPAGVHGRFLNVFLPRCRAYLMLCEVEAFGMPDPH is encoded by the exons ATGAAGTCGCGTCGCCTGTTGTTGCTCGCTTCTCTCTGTGTGATACTGCACCTAATAAAGGCACAGG AGAACTTGGCTGCTGGAGTTCGAGCTACGCAGTCGACCACTCACCGACACCTCGCTGACCCCAACAACGCCATTGATGGGAACCTGGACACTATTTTCCGGCACGGATCCTGCAGCAGCACGAGGAAACAGTACCGCCCTTGGTGGAGAGTGGATCTGCGGGAACATTACCGCATCTTCGTGGTCAACATCACCGCCTCCAGCCGCTGGGCCCATAGGCTGGTAGGTGCCGAGATCCGCATCGGGGACTCGCTGATCAACAATGGAAACGACAACACTCT ctGTGCGAAGATCAACTCGATCAGTAACGGTCAGACCGCTAACATCTTCTGCGAGCCAGCAGGTGTCCACGGTCGGTTTCTCAACGTCTTCTTGCCGAGGTGCAGGGCTTACCTAATGTTGTGCGAGGTGGAAGCGTTCGGAATGCCTGATCCCCACTGA